One genomic window of Methanosarcina acetivorans C2A includes the following:
- a CDS encoding DUF362 domain-containing protein has translation MNTRVSIVRCNDYSEAKDAIRESLSLIGGLETIISPGNQVLLKPNVLSIRPPEDAVTTHPAVVAAMCELVKEAGGVPVVGDGSGIIRPGSTSTSQALKVSGIEAVAFSCGAELINFETSGYVEVDVPGSRQFPRLHIAKAVLEADVVISLPKLKTHELTLYTGAVKNFFGAIPQKTRKQAHALEDRNRFGNAIVDIYSVVKPQISVMDGVIGMEGNGPSGGTPVKAGVIMASHDCVALDIIASELIGIDPMKVPTNRAAISRGFGTEHPEVVGTPFEEVKVRFKSPEGGVTAYVPSFLMRILRTQLTVKPFINTSNCKLCKACVLNCSVHAIEETGSALKINQEKCIQCYCCRELCPSDAVEIKKSMLLKLVTRIKR, from the coding sequence ATGAATACCAGGGTTTCTATTGTCCGCTGCAATGACTATTCGGAAGCAAAAGATGCGATCAGAGAATCACTAAGCCTGATAGGCGGTCTTGAGACTATCATATCTCCCGGCAACCAAGTACTGCTTAAGCCAAATGTCCTTTCCATTCGACCTCCAGAGGACGCTGTCACCACTCATCCGGCAGTAGTCGCTGCAATGTGCGAACTGGTTAAAGAGGCAGGAGGTGTTCCGGTAGTAGGTGATGGGTCCGGAATTATAAGGCCCGGGTCTACCAGTACTTCTCAGGCGTTGAAGGTGTCAGGTATTGAAGCTGTTGCTTTCAGTTGCGGGGCAGAACTCATCAATTTTGAGACTTCAGGATATGTAGAGGTTGATGTTCCTGGCTCAAGGCAGTTCCCTCGTCTGCACATAGCAAAAGCAGTACTTGAAGCAGATGTAGTAATTTCCCTTCCTAAACTCAAGACACATGAGCTCACGCTCTATACGGGAGCGGTCAAAAATTTCTTTGGGGCCATTCCTCAGAAAACAAGAAAACAGGCACATGCCCTTGAAGACCGTAACCGTTTTGGAAATGCCATTGTTGATATATACTCGGTTGTCAAGCCTCAGATCTCAGTTATGGATGGCGTGATCGGAATGGAAGGAAATGGCCCTTCGGGAGGTACGCCTGTAAAGGCAGGAGTGATAATGGCAAGTCATGACTGCGTGGCTCTGGATATCATAGCTTCCGAGCTTATAGGGATCGACCCTATGAAAGTTCCTACAAACAGAGCTGCAATCTCAAGAGGGTTTGGGACGGAACATCCAGAGGTTGTTGGTACACCTTTTGAAGAAGTAAAAGTCAGGTTTAAAAGCCCTGAGGGTGGAGTTACTGCTTATGTCCCCTCTTTTCTAATGAGGATACTTCGAACTCAGTTAACTGTAAAACCTTTTATCAATACCTCAAACTGTAAACTTTGCAAAGCTTGCGTTTTGAACTGTTCGGTACATGCCATTGAAGAAACAGGCAGTGCACTCAAAATCAACCAGGAAAAATGTATCCAGTGTTACTGCTGCCGGGAACTATGTCCTAGCGACGCGGTGGAAATAAAGAAATCGATGCTTTTAAAGCTTGTGACCAGGATTAAACGCTAA
- a CDS encoding transposase has product MSFHEIDDALWESIEPYLPPHKSYTGRPRANMRKLFNSILYVVMTGCAWKDVPRRYGSKSTVHRFHLYLCEHGIYQKIFNELLNKGYDLKKIDLSRLSHNHFKLYNWVIPISIFISFQQ; this is encoded by the coding sequence ATGTCATTTCATGAAATCGATGACGCTCTATGGGAATCCATAGAACCTTATCTTCCTCCACATAAATCATATACAGGAAGACCACGTGCAAATATGAGGAAGTTATTTAACAGTATTTTATACGTTGTTATGACAGGTTGTGCTTGGAAAGATGTTCCTCGCCGCTATGGATCTAAGTCAACAGTTCATAGATTTCATCTTTACCTGTGTGAACATGGCATTTATCAGAAGATCTTCAATGAACTTTTAAACAAAGGTTATGATTTGAAGAAAATAGATCTTTCCAGACTGTCTCATAACCATTTTAAATTGTACAATTGGGTAATACCCATTTCAATTTTTATTTCATTTCAACAATGA
- the nadE gene encoding NAD(+) synthase, whose product MQETEEPSVKITEELNKDIENLALNIRGFIKSQISGFKKKGAVLGVSGGIDSAVALTLCVQELGKEHVYGLILPEKESAPSSKVLGAEICESLGVAYEEVPISPIVESLNIYEKKEQVIKRACPEYDPAIHKTSLIFPDFLDQELLNVPYIRLIKDGETVGKYRLKANDYLELIGLQGVKQRSRMIVQYMYAEKMNYAVCGTTNKTEVALGQFVKYGDGGVDLEPLADCYKTQIYALGKHLNINDEIMRRPPSADTWSHYTTDEEFYWRMPMHIMDQLLYSQEHDLPPGVISENTDLSTDKIEKALKHIRRIKNTTEYIRAVPPVYYLNR is encoded by the coding sequence ATGCAGGAAACGGAAGAACCCAGTGTTAAGATAACGGAAGAACTCAACAAGGATATTGAAAATCTGGCATTAAACATCAGGGGTTTTATTAAAAGCCAGATCTCAGGTTTTAAGAAAAAAGGAGCTGTTCTGGGAGTATCGGGTGGAATTGATTCAGCTGTAGCCCTTACCCTCTGCGTACAGGAACTGGGAAAGGAACATGTTTATGGTCTTATACTTCCTGAGAAAGAGTCAGCCCCTTCAAGTAAAGTTCTGGGCGCAGAAATCTGTGAAAGCCTGGGTGTAGCATACGAGGAAGTCCCAATCTCTCCAATTGTGGAATCCCTTAACATTTATGAGAAGAAAGAGCAGGTTATAAAGAGAGCCTGTCCTGAATACGATCCTGCAATACACAAAACTTCGCTAATCTTCCCGGATTTCCTTGACCAGGAACTCCTGAACGTTCCTTATATCCGGCTGATAAAGGACGGCGAGACGGTCGGAAAGTACAGGTTGAAGGCTAATGACTATCTGGAGCTGATCGGGTTGCAGGGTGTCAAACAGCGGTCCAGAATGATAGTCCAGTACATGTATGCTGAGAAGATGAATTACGCTGTGTGCGGCACAACCAACAAGACTGAAGTTGCCCTTGGTCAGTTTGTCAAATATGGAGATGGAGGTGTGGACCTCGAACCTCTGGCTGACTGTTATAAGACCCAGATCTATGCTCTTGGAAAACATTTGAATATCAATGACGAGATCATGAGACGCCCCCCAAGTGCTGACACATGGAGCCATTATACGACTGATGAGGAATTCTACTGGCGTATGCCCATGCACATCATGGATCAGCTGCTGTATTCTCAGGAACACGATTTACCTCCTGGTGTTATTAGTGAAAACACAGATCTGTCAACGGATAAGATAGAGAAGGCTTTAAAGCACATCAGAAGAATTAAAAACACCACAGAATATATTAGGGCTGTTCCGCCTGTATATTATCTTAATAGATAA
- a CDS encoding acyltransferase: MISNRDKVTFGEVSNHYHSNKILFGFRYLKNWFLEQLASVFPVPSWRAKLHKMRGVNIGKNVYVGYGVVFDRLHPELITIGDYAEIGDRCILSAHTRGSLTTRQAYPRTMAPIKIGSGVSINPGCIIIQGVEIGENSIIGIGSVVTRDISPNSLALGYPARVVKKLDGVGELQT, translated from the coding sequence ATGATATCCAACAGAGATAAAGTGACTTTTGGTGAAGTATCCAATCACTATCATAGTAATAAAATCTTATTTGGATTCAGGTATCTGAAGAACTGGTTTTTAGAACAGCTTGCATCAGTTTTTCCTGTTCCTTCCTGGAGAGCAAAATTGCACAAAATGAGGGGAGTAAATATTGGGAAAAACGTATACGTCGGTTATGGTGTGGTTTTTGATCGGCTCCACCCTGAGCTAATCACAATTGGAGATTATGCAGAGATTGGTGACCGGTGTATACTGTCTGCCCATACAAGAGGCAGTTTAACTACAAGACAAGCGTATCCGAGAACCATGGCTCCAATCAAAATAGGATCCGGAGTTTCTATTAACCCGGGATGTATCATTATACAGGGAGTCGAGATTGGTGAAAACTCGATAATAGGAATAGGGTCCGTAGTTACGAGAGATATCTCCCCAAACAGTCTTGCTCTTGGCTACCCTGCCAGAGTTGTTAAAAAGCTTGATGGCGTAGGTGAGCTCCAAACCTGA
- a CDS encoding right-handed parallel beta-helix repeat-containing protein codes for MSSRRDSETRRDIIFFIFVTIIIIGIVISTKTTSHFPTPHIIYIDTDGSGDYNCDGRNDHIEINKALSFVNENSNFTTVHLNGSNTYWINDTLYIGSNTILEGDSDAVIKLVNHANWGKTYKGLIEAKQDFEKNVTIRGFEIDGNCKKQYEDIGKGFYDMINLKNSYNVTIHDMYLYDGLGDGIKVFHDYSREYETVPTNINVYNNTIFEIGHDAVWLKHSSNASIYNNTITIKADAAIRLTETMHIKIYNNTITANNKGYAGIELDKKMTAPLMDDIEIYNNRIYHTRAWGIWIVGYSKYDKDRAKGVWIHHNIIYDTGTSSTLHEAGGIVVQGFNNTIIENNVIDGNRKYGVAYELYPAYGIPKDNGFVTIVRNNIISNTIRNVADVGSGWGVKNCDPSNHTFILENNCVYNSAAGNYVNVTPTTDINVDPLYADISNHDYHLKSKAGRWSNTGWITDNVSSPCIDAGYLSSDYSNEPENNGDRTNIGRYGNTYEASKSLINLTIYANP; via the coding sequence ATGAGTAGTAGAAGAGATTCAGAAACAAGAAGAGATATTATATTTTTTATATTTGTAACCATAATAATTATCGGGATAGTAATCTCTACCAAAACGACCTCCCACTTTCCTACACCACACATTATATATATTGATACAGATGGTAGTGGTGATTATAACTGTGATGGAAGAAATGACCATATCGAAATAAATAAAGCACTTTCATTTGTAAACGAGAACTCTAATTTTACGACCGTTCATCTCAATGGTTCAAATACATATTGGATAAACGATACGCTATATATTGGAAGCAACACAATATTGGAAGGGGATTCAGATGCCGTTATAAAACTGGTTAATCACGCAAATTGGGGAAAAACATATAAAGGGCTTATAGAAGCAAAACAGGATTTTGAAAAAAATGTAACCATACGCGGGTTTGAAATTGACGGAAACTGCAAAAAACAGTATGAAGACATTGGAAAAGGTTTCTATGACATGATTAACCTGAAAAACAGTTATAATGTAACTATCCATGATATGTATCTCTATGATGGACTAGGGGACGGAATTAAAGTATTCCATGATTATTCAAGAGAATATGAAACTGTTCCGACAAATATCAATGTGTACAACAACACTATATTTGAAATTGGACATGATGCCGTATGGTTAAAACATTCGTCAAACGCATCCATATATAACAATACAATCACTATAAAGGCAGATGCAGCCATTCGATTAACAGAAACGATGCATATCAAGATTTACAACAACACGATAACAGCAAATAATAAGGGATATGCTGGAATAGAGCTGGATAAAAAAATGACTGCTCCATTAATGGACGATATAGAAATTTATAACAATAGAATTTATCATACACGTGCATGGGGAATCTGGATAGTAGGCTATAGCAAATATGATAAAGACAGAGCTAAGGGAGTATGGATTCACCATAACATTATCTATGACACAGGAACATCGTCTACCCTTCATGAAGCAGGTGGAATTGTAGTTCAGGGATTTAATAACACCATAATTGAAAATAATGTAATAGATGGAAACAGAAAATACGGTGTTGCATACGAACTATATCCAGCCTACGGAATCCCAAAAGATAATGGATTCGTAACTATTGTTAGAAATAATATAATTTCAAACACTATTAGAAATGTCGCAGATGTGGGTTCAGGCTGGGGAGTGAAAAATTGTGATCCTTCAAATCACACGTTTATACTGGAAAATAACTGTGTATACAATAGCGCCGCAGGAAATTACGTAAACGTTACCCCGACTACAGACATAAATGTCGATCCATTGTACGCTGACATCTCAAATCATGATTACCACCTCAAATCAAAAGCCGGAAGATGGAGTAATACCGGATGGATAACTGATAACGTAAGTTCCCCCTGTATTGATGCAGGGTACCTGTCATCTGATTATTCAAATGAACCTGAAAATAACGGAGACCGGACCAACATTGGAAGATATGGAAATACTTATGAGGCCTCAAAAAGTTTAATCAATCTCACCATTTACGCAAATCCATAA
- a CDS encoding IS481 family transposase: MCFIPKLFRAKYVGCNPLSFSTIAEIQGISARRVQQIYKEYVETGQLPQVGINLGRPKNPLSSSDKELIDQTYSDYKFGACYLEILIEGKYNRKISHNRIHNYLLSMDLAKENRKKKQRRKWCRYEREHSMSAAHIDWHENPLLGLQVCAILDDSSRMIIAGGEYVHCNTENTIKVIDELVKEYWDIYPLRELIMDHGSEFGAHRINKDSSWDSDFKRCIEELGIKPILARVRHPQTNGKIEKWFDTYQRFRGEFESFEEFVQWYNKRPHGALKLEQLESPQEAFWNRLPVEAKFRIGVRLFGW, encoded by the coding sequence TTGTGTTTTATCCCGAAATTATTTCGCGCTAAATATGTCGGTTGTAATCCCTTATCTTTTTCGACGATAGCTGAGATCCAGGGGATCTCAGCCCGTCGAGTTCAGCAGATCTACAAAGAATACGTTGAAACTGGTCAGCTTCCTCAAGTTGGCATTAATCTTGGAAGACCAAAGAACCCCTTATCCTCCTCTGATAAGGAATTGATTGACCAAACTTACTCTGATTATAAGTTTGGAGCCTGTTACCTTGAGATTCTCATCGAAGGCAAATATAATCGTAAGATATCTCATAACAGAATCCATAACTATCTACTTAGCATGGACCTTGCCAAGGAAAACCGAAAAAAGAAACAGAGAAGAAAATGGTGTAGATACGAACGCGAACACAGCATGTCTGCTGCACACATCGATTGGCATGAGAATCCCCTGTTAGGACTTCAAGTCTGTGCCATTCTTGATGATTCATCAAGAATGATAATTGCAGGTGGAGAGTACGTTCATTGCAACACGGAGAACACCATTAAAGTGATTGATGAACTTGTTAAAGAGTACTGGGACATATACCCTTTAAGAGAGCTCATTATGGATCATGGAAGTGAATTCGGAGCTCACAGGATTAATAAGGATAGTTCATGGGATAGTGACTTTAAAAGATGCATTGAAGAACTTGGAATCAAACCAATACTTGCAAGGGTAAGACATCCTCAGACAAACGGAAAAATAGAGAAATGGTTCGATACATATCAAAGGTTTAGAGGAGAGTTTGAATCATTTGAAGAATTCGTACAGTGGTATAACAAGAGGCCTCATGGAGCTTTGAAACTTGAACAGTTAGAATCGCCACAGGAAGCATTCTGGAATAGATTACCAGTTGAGGCAAAGTTCAGAATAGGAGTGAGATTGTTTGGGTGGTGA
- a CDS encoding IS1-like element ISMac25 family transposase (programmed frameshift): MGKRGPKPQFTDVACPNKSCELYGLTGQGNVTGNGTYISRGEKTRIYRCNECGKAFCDHTGTFYHDLRKDDKTIDLALKMSMKGMSIQAIAEVLEVQPASVKRWLARAAEQCDKLNDTLMKNVDVLKVEMDELWVIIHKKIVPRMKNYEDDGPWMWVAFVPGCRLILDFVIGPRKQYVADKFIELVNKHISDKIPVFVTDGLNFYREALLKQFGVLREFPRTGKRGRPKKPKIVPSEDLRYAQVVKTRVNGVLEKVEKKIIFGENIEQSEISTTLLERQNLTFRQDNNRVSRKTIGFSKMKEWLEIQMKLYCTHFNFCRGHGGLRYKDERGVECKNTPARKAGIADSKWTLKELMKFRCFKTSIG, from the exons ATGGGAAAAAGAGGTCCTAAACCACAATTTACTGACGTTGCCTGTCCGAACAAAAGCTGCGAGCTCTACGGCCTTACTGGTCAAGGCAATGTTACTGGAAATGGAACTTACATCAGCCGTGGAGAAAAAACAAGAATATATCGTTGCAATGAATGTGGCAAAGCATTTTGCGACCATACAGGCACTTTTTATCATGATCTTCGCAAAGATGATAAAACAATCGATTTAGCTTTAAAAATGTCTATGAAAGGTATGAGCATTCAAGCCATTGCCGAAGTTTTAGAGGTACAACCTGCCAGTGTAAAGCGCTGGCTAGCCCGTGCAGCTGAACAATGCGATAAACTAAATGATACTCTGATGAAGAACGTGGATGTGTTAAAGGTAGAAATGGACGAACTATGGGTTATAATCCA CAAAAAAATAGTTCCAAGAATGAAAAATTATGAAGATGATGGGCCCTGGATGTGGGTAGCTTTTGTACCAGGTTGCAGGCTAATACTTGACTTTGTAATAGGGCCAAGAAAGCAGTATGTTGCGGATAAGTTTATTGAGTTAGTTAATAAGCATATTTCGGATAAAATCCCTGTTTTTGTCACAGATGGGTTGAACTTTTATAGAGAAGCGCTTTTGAAACAATTTGGAGTTTTGAGAGAGTTTCCAAGAACTGGGAAAAGAGGAAGACCAAAGAAACCAAAAATAGTTCCCTCTGAGGATTTGAGGTATGCTCAGGTAGTCAAAACAAGAGTAAATGGGGTGCTTGAGAAAGTAGAGAAGAAGATCATTTTTGGAGAAAACATTGAACAAAGCGAAATCTCAACAACTTTACTGGAAAGACAAAACCTAACCTTCAGGCAGGATAACAACAGAGTGTCAAGGAAAACAATAGGGTTTTCAAAAATGAAAGAATGGTTAGAAATACAGATGAAGCTCTATTGCACGCATTTTAACTTCTGTAGAGGGCATGGAGGATTAAGGTACAAAGATGAAAGAGGGGTTGAATGCAAAAATACACCTGCAAGAAAAGCAGGAATTGCGGATTCAAAATGGACTTTGAAGGAGCTGATGAAATTCAGGTGTTTTAAAACATCAATCGGATAA
- a CDS encoding transposase has translation MGKGNIAIDKSMIKTIVDGKIIIPLPKVLVENRYYPMFSIFSPTQCDSCGSKLHVNSHHTRFIISRYGTISLNVTYWLCPTCKKHYHDRVIGVQGSANYSSEYYDTQINVRYDGRCSLHNSRRIGETYTEGVINVCGRAPCPTSLWLYEQKLAKLSKQELLNQGVSFEETLYVDGNWIKNGWKKKLEEFIGTKLTKKEWKKMRYKSVYVVATKEKVILDFEVTERLPTIEALMPLFIRIKNRFPEDKIKKIVSDEDKAIIGAVKMVFPEVTHSFCVFHQLKNVSKRYYEEFSSVEEIPDNDKITYNEISQLILSDTVISAVAHIQKIREFNSDLELSEASHKAISYAEEIFSKNVSFLKKGFTPETDNTMEQIFSLICDIVDKVRSFKTDNGLTNFCYNLFTFFNKRCFSTGKWKGFSPLMRARFQYG, from the coding sequence ATGGGAAAAGGAAACATTGCAATAGATAAATCTATGATAAAAACGATAGTTGACGGCAAAATAATAATTCCTTTGCCAAAAGTTTTGGTTGAAAATCGATACTATCCTATGTTCTCTATATTCTCCCCTACTCAGTGTGATAGTTGTGGAAGTAAATTACATGTTAACTCTCATCACACTCGTTTTATTATATCACGTTACGGCACTATATCTCTCAATGTTACATACTGGCTTTGTCCCACTTGTAAGAAACATTATCATGATCGGGTTATTGGTGTTCAGGGTTCTGCAAATTACAGTTCTGAATATTATGATACACAAATAAATGTCAGATACGATGGACGATGCAGTCTGCACAATTCTCGGCGAATTGGGGAAACATATACAGAAGGAGTAATAAATGTCTGTGGAAGAGCTCCTTGTCCCACTTCATTGTGGTTATATGAACAGAAACTAGCAAAACTTTCAAAGCAAGAACTTTTGAACCAAGGAGTTAGCTTTGAAGAAACATTGTATGTTGATGGGAATTGGATCAAGAATGGATGGAAAAAAAAGCTTGAAGAATTTATTGGAACGAAACTCACAAAGAAAGAATGGAAAAAAATGCGATATAAATCTGTTTACGTTGTTGCTACCAAAGAGAAGGTCATTTTAGATTTTGAAGTAACTGAGAGGTTACCAACAATTGAGGCTCTGATGCCTCTTTTCATACGAATAAAGAACCGATTTCCTGAAGATAAAATCAAAAAGATTGTTTCTGATGAGGATAAAGCGATCATTGGAGCCGTAAAAATGGTCTTTCCTGAAGTGACTCATTCTTTTTGTGTGTTTCATCAATTAAAAAACGTTAGTAAGAGGTATTATGAGGAATTCAGTTCTGTTGAAGAGATTCCAGATAACGATAAGATTACCTACAATGAGATATCTCAATTGATACTTTCTGATACGGTTATCAGTGCTGTTGCGCATATTCAGAAGATACGAGAATTTAACTCTGATCTTGAACTTTCTGAAGCGTCTCATAAAGCGATTTCTTATGCCGAAGAGATTTTCAGCAAGAATGTGAGCTTCTTGAAAAAAGGTTTTACACCTGAGACAGATAATACAATGGAACAAATATTTTCTTTGATATGTGATATAGTAGACAAAGTAAGGTCATTCAAAACCGATAATGGACTAACTAATTTTTGTTACAATCTATTTACTTTTTTCAACAAACGGTGTTTCAGCACTGGAAAATGGAAAGGTTTCTCACCTTTAATGAGAGCAAGATTCCAATATGGATAA
- a CDS encoding metal-dependent hydrolase — translation MSAVAVYAIFRLTSLKELSFRRLRQPLLLLFVGSLCTLFPDIMILYNLPVKGTLEHCWIGPIATHSILFSSTAILFGTLVGYIAYRNLGKAIYLGLFGEAAFLTHLLLDDIGEGGTEYLFPLYEEKVSVFSLMDVGFQENGILYYMTASLASVFFICSVIMMALFALSHLGFEFKYRPEK, via the coding sequence ATGAGCGCAGTAGCTGTCTACGCCATATTCAGGTTAACTTCCCTTAAAGAGCTTTCATTCAGGAGACTGCGGCAGCCCCTGTTACTCCTGTTTGTAGGCAGTCTGTGCACGTTATTTCCGGACATTATGATCCTGTATAATTTACCCGTAAAAGGTACTCTAGAACACTGCTGGATCGGTCCGATTGCAACACATTCGATTCTGTTCAGCTCTACTGCAATCCTTTTCGGAACGCTAGTAGGATACATTGCATACAGAAACCTCGGAAAAGCAATTTACCTGGGGCTCTTTGGAGAAGCTGCTTTCCTTACGCATTTATTGCTTGATGATATAGGAGAAGGTGGTACTGAATATTTATTCCCTTTATATGAAGAAAAGGTGAGTGTATTTTCGTTGATGGACGTGGGCTTTCAGGAAAATGGAATTCTTTATTATATGACAGCATCTCTTGCATCGGTCTTTTTTATCTGTTCGGTGATAATGATGGCGCTCTTTGCCCTGAGTCATCTTGGTTTTGAGTTCAAATACAGGCCCGAAAAGTGA
- a CDS encoding right-handed parallel beta-helix repeat-containing protein, with the protein MVRNFRHKIKATGKFIYTQNRGRKFILVSIFLLLFVGVVGAGDETWINSKLQSHAGGTYKLPAGTFEIEDTIYIPDGTTLEGTVKNGKLLSKIILVDDAGWPSKKAMIEVENTKQKNIVIRNFEIDGNCENQDEIYGKGYHDMIMLSHPYNVEIYGMYLHDGLSDGIRIHHDYTNEYATVPTNIKIHDNVIFESGHDGIWIKHSSSVDIYDNEITLKGNSGIRLTECSNVQIYDNDISSNNRGFAGIELDKGASSTSMENIEIYNNNLHDLRCWGIWLYGYYKNGAGYDSDQINNIHIHDNSILRCGRSENSYQYREAGGIIIQGFNALIEDNIIDDNAKFGVAFEYWSYSKLGESYKPPAGEKFTVILKNNNIRNTVKSEYPKDKQGYGVANILDSNHVFVLKGNTVSGSETKNYLC; encoded by the coding sequence ATGGTACGGAATTTTAGACATAAAATAAAAGCAACTGGTAAATTTATTTACACACAGAATCGTGGTAGAAAATTCATTTTAGTATCAATTTTTTTATTATTATTTGTAGGAGTAGTGGGAGCTGGTGATGAAACCTGGATAAACTCAAAATTGCAGTCTCATGCAGGAGGCACTTACAAACTTCCAGCTGGGACATTTGAAATTGAAGATACAATCTATATCCCGGATGGTACTACACTTGAGGGAACCGTAAAAAATGGGAAGCTCTTGTCAAAAATAATACTTGTTGATGATGCAGGCTGGCCTTCTAAAAAAGCAATGATCGAAGTTGAAAATACTAAACAGAAGAATATTGTCATTAGGAATTTTGAGATTGATGGTAACTGTGAAAATCAAGATGAGATTTACGGTAAAGGATACCATGATATGATAATGCTTTCCCATCCATATAATGTAGAAATTTATGGAATGTATTTGCATGATGGTTTATCCGATGGGATCCGTATTCATCATGATTATACTAATGAATATGCGACAGTCCCTACAAACATCAAAATTCATGATAATGTAATTTTCGAGTCCGGTCATGATGGTATCTGGATCAAACATTCATCAAGTGTCGATATTTATGATAATGAAATTACTCTCAAAGGGAATAGTGGAATTCGGCTAACTGAATGTAGCAATGTCCAGATCTATGATAATGATATTTCTTCGAATAACAGGGGATTTGCAGGAATTGAACTGGATAAGGGTGCTTCCAGCACATCAATGGAAAATATTGAAATTTATAATAATAACCTTCACGATTTACGTTGCTGGGGAATATGGCTGTATGGATATTATAAAAATGGTGCCGGCTATGATTCAGATCAAATAAACAATATCCATATTCATGATAACTCCATACTTAGGTGCGGAAGATCTGAGAATTCATATCAATATAGAGAAGCTGGTGGAATTATCATTCAAGGTTTTAACGCTCTGATTGAGGATAACATAATCGATGATAATGCTAAATTCGGGGTAGCCTTTGAATACTGGAGTTATAGTAAGCTTGGTGAATCTTACAAACCACCTGCAGGAGAAAAGTTTACAGTCATTCTAAAAAATAACAATATTAGGAATACTGTAAAATCTGAATATCCCAAAGATAAACAGGGGTATGGTGTAGCGAATATCCTTGATAGTAATCATGTTTTCGTTTTGAAGGGTAATACCGTTAGTGGAAGCGAGACGAAAAATTATTTATGTTGA